In Acidisarcina polymorpha, the DNA window CGGTGGCCTCCAGCGATACCCGCACCGGCGCCTTCATCTTTCCCAGCCAGTTGAGCAGCGCCTTGTGTCCCGCAACGGTGTTGGCAAACTCGCGTTGCACCCACGGATGGTCCACCTCCATCACTGCAATCGCCAGAGTTTCCGCGCCTATATCAATACCGCAAAACAACTTCTTCACTTGGCGATCTGGGTATTTCTCGGTTGAAACTGCGGGCTTACCAAGAGCAACGATCTGCTTGCTCATAGACCTCCTTCGGCACTAGGATGGGCTTCAGCAGCCGTCCCTGTCCGCGTCCACGGGCTTCCTCTTTCTGCTGACCTTGAACATGCAGGCTCCAAAGGCCTCCGATTCTCCACAGCATAAAAAGAGAGGGACGGCGGCCGATCTTCGCATCAGGCTCAGCAAGGCTGGCCTCGGGTGGGAACGGCCTCTCCGCCGAAACGTAACCTATCGTCACGCCTCTGAACGCAACATACAAGGGTGGAAAGCCGGCATCATGGCTTTCCATGCTTTCCATACTCTGTCATTTCCATGGTCTGTTTTTGCCCGGCGACCTGGATGCACGATGGCCACTGGTTCTACTTTTCGTAATTTCGGGGCCAAGGTTCGTATACCCGTCGTATGTTCGACTGTGAGCTGACTTCGAGGGCGTCCATGGAAAGCGAAACGCAACGAATCGCGCTTGGGTTGCGCCAGGGAGATGTCGTCGTCCTTGAGGCTCTCGTCCAGCAATACCAATACCGGCTTGTGCGTTATCTCGTCTCCCTGTTGGGCAGACGCGATGGAATTGACGATTTCGTGCAGGAGACGTGGCTCCGAGTCTTGGAGCGGGGTGGGTCGTACGACGGGCAATCCCGCTTTGAGCCCTGGCTCTTCAGGGTGGCACGCAATATTGCACTCGATGCCATGCGTAAGCGACCGATGTTCAGTCTCGACTCAAATGAGGGGGATGGTGTTCGCTCATCGCCTGCTTCCGGTGAGCCTTCGCCATACACGCTTGCGGCGCGGACACAAGATGCCGAGCGGCTTGCCAACTCGCTGCAAACTCTGGACCCCGTCTATCGCGAAGCCCTCGTACTCCGCTTTCAAGAAGATTTATCTCTACAGGAGATATCCGTGATCGTGGGAGCGCCGGTCTCTACCGTAGCTTCCAGAATTTATCGAGGACTGGCAACGCTGCGGCCGCAGTTCGAGGGAGAAACAGCATGAACATTGACCACCACGACACTTTCCAACGCATGATCGACGAGAGTCTGGCGGGCGTCCTCTCAGCGGAGAAGGAACAATCTCTTCGCGAGCATCTCTCCACTTGCGTTACCTGCAGGGAGTATCTCAGCGACAGCAACCGGGTTATCGCGGGCCTCAGCGGTTTTTTCTTCGAGGTAAATCCAACCCTCAATGCCAGGGTTCTCGCAGCCCTCAGGCTGCAGGCGGAAGAGCACCGTGGGATTCTGGCACGTCACACCGGGACAATGCGACAGCACAGCGTGCCATTCAAGAACTGGGCTGCATTTGCTGTAGCACTCTCGATGTCATTTGTCGGATCGGGACTCGTGTACCAGATGGCCGAGCGCCTGGCGGTGACAATGCATTTTGTCTCTGCTCAAGTCCAGGCAGGCGTGCTCGTCTTTTGGCTACTGCCATCTCTTTGCGCGGCCTTATGTCTGCTCGCGGCGCCTAGTGAGAATCGAGGTATTGCATGACACAGCAATCGGCGGTGCTTTTGATAGCGTTTTTTGCCGGAATTTTAGTTGCGGCTGTCTTATTGGGAACGGCAACGCGGAAGATTCTACCCCGATCTGCAATGGGCATCGCGGCACTGGCGATCCCGATTTGGGTGCTCTATTTTGCTTCTGGCAAGGGCCGTTCACTACTTGCCACCAAGGGATTTCTTAGTGCGATGCCGGAAGCGCTTTGGTTTGGCTTGACGTTTGGCGTCTTCACCGCGGCTTTTTTCCTTGCCCTCGGATATATCTACGGGGACGCAAAAAGGCGTCGAAAGCCTGCCTGGGCCTGGGTTATTGCCGCTTTCCTCATACCCAATTTCATTGGCTTCATCCTTTATTTTCTGTTCCGAGGGCCTCTCCTTGTGCCTTGCAGATCCTGTGACAAACCTATTCGCGAGGGAGAAGCATTCTGCAGCCACTGCGGATACTCGCAGAGTTCTTAGTATCGAACGCATCACAGCTGACAATCGCACAAAACGGAGGACGATATGAAACGTGAACGCGCCTTACAGGTAGTGTTGGTGTTGGTGGGCTTGCTTTATTGCTTTTGGGGCTATCTCCTGTTCGACAACCTGTGGCACGCTAAGTGGCTTAGCGGGCATAGTGACGTCATGCCAATGTTCCTGAGCCTTAACACGACGCTTGGGGTCTGTCTGTTGTTGGCCGTCAAGCAGCCGGCCAAGCATCGCTTGATGATCGCCTATGGGGCGTGGTCAAGCCTTGCCCATGCGTTCACGATGACAATCATGTCGGCGCAAGCCGTGGCGCACGGGATGCACAGGCAGGATAGTCCCCAGGACATTGTGATGTTTGTCGTGATTGGAGGCACACTGCTTACGCTCCTCCCGGCAAAACAAGCATCGCCGGCCGGCGCGCCTATCAGTGAGCCGCGCTTTGCCGAACGCTAGGCATCTCGAAGTTCAACTGTCGATATCAGGCCGATGCACTCATCAAGGCTCAAACGACTCTTCGTGCAGCTCTGAAACGAAGCTCTTCCGCATTTAGCTCTCCGACCTCGAGATCTCGAAAGTAAACCCTGTAGAACCCGGGCGTGGTTAGCTCAAGAGCGAGCTCTTCGAAGCGGAATACTTCGCTGATGAAGATTCTGGTCTTGTGCCAGCTGATGTCGCCACTGTTATTCACTTTGCGCAGAAGAAGCCCTTTGGGGTAGGTGAACTCCGGCAATTTGCGCGGCAGTCGGACAGAACTGGGGTGATAGAGACTGGCCGGAACTGCGTTCTTCAAGCCCTCATGTGGGCGCTCGTTATTGAAGACGTAGCGAAAATTATCGAAGCGGCTCTGCTGTGCGCGAAGAGATGACGCAGGCGGTTTTGTCGTGTCCTCCTTCAGCGTGCGATGCATGCGCTCGTGGCGACCGTTCTGTTGCGGTCGGCCTGCTTGAATCCGTTCGTGAACAATCCCAAGCTTCATCCAGCCGAGCGCGAGCTTCGAAAGTCCCATGAGCCCCGTGCCCGCAAACGGCGCGCCGTTGTCCGTCCTGATTCGAGCGGGCATTCCGTACTCCCGCATAGCCGCTTCACAGATTGCTCGAACCTGGCTAAGGTCAATGCGCGAGACGATCTGGCAACGAATCAAATAACGGCTATACGCATCGGTTATCGTAAACGGATCGCATCGCTTGCCGTCGCCCGTCACGAAGTAGCCTTTGAAATCCATACACCACAACTGATTTGGTCCCGTCACCATTGAGAACGGCTCTGAGCAAGGCGTGATGCGTTTTCTTTTCTTCTGTGGACTTGTTAAGCCGGCGCGGCTCAGGATGTTCCCGAATGTGCTGGCTGCAGGCCATACCAGTTCTGGCTGTAACATTTCCAGCCTTGCCTTGAGCTTGCGTGCGCCCCAAGACGGATGCTTGGCACGAAGGACGAGAATAGCGTTCTCCATCGGCTCAAGGGTTGCGTGCGAGCAGGTATGCGGCCGGCGACTGCGATCCACGAGTCCTTCTGGTCCCGTCTCGTTGTACCGGTTGATCCAGCGGTAGGCCGTTGGACGTGAGATCCCATACGCGCGACACAGGTCCGCCACTGACATCTCTTCCTTCTGATAACTCGATAAAAACTGCAAACGTTGATCCAAGATACAACTCTCTTTCCAGGGCATACACCATCGTCTGTGTCACCCAAACGGCTCGTGTCCGTTACCGTCGCGTTTCGCTGTAAACCATGACTCCGGTCTGTTTTGTAACGCAAGTGCTAAGTACGCTCAGGAGCTTCGCTCCCCGCGCGTGCAAGGGGTTTCCCGCAGTCTTCCGCGCTGCGCTT includes these proteins:
- a CDS encoding RNA polymerase sigma factor, whose amino-acid sequence is MESETQRIALGLRQGDVVVLEALVQQYQYRLVRYLVSLLGRRDGIDDFVQETWLRVLERGGSYDGQSRFEPWLFRVARNIALDAMRKRPMFSLDSNEGDGVRSSPASGEPSPYTLAARTQDAERLANSLQTLDPVYREALVLRFQEDLSLQEISVIVGAPVSTVASRIYRGLATLRPQFEGETA
- a CDS encoding zf-HC2 domain-containing protein; this translates as MNIDHHDTFQRMIDESLAGVLSAEKEQSLREHLSTCVTCREYLSDSNRVIAGLSGFFFEVNPTLNARVLAALRLQAEEHRGILARHTGTMRQHSVPFKNWAAFAVALSMSFVGSGLVYQMAERLAVTMHFVSAQVQAGVLVFWLLPSLCAALCLLAAPSENRGIA
- a CDS encoding PLDc N-terminal domain-containing protein — translated: MTQQSAVLLIAFFAGILVAAVLLGTATRKILPRSAMGIAALAIPIWVLYFASGKGRSLLATKGFLSAMPEALWFGLTFGVFTAAFFLALGYIYGDAKRRRKPAWAWVIAAFLIPNFIGFILYFLFRGPLLVPCRSCDKPIREGEAFCSHCGYSQSS
- a CDS encoding DUF6632 domain-containing protein; translation: MKRERALQVVLVLVGLLYCFWGYLLFDNLWHAKWLSGHSDVMPMFLSLNTTLGVCLLLAVKQPAKHRLMIAYGAWSSLAHAFTMTIMSAQAVAHGMHRQDSPQDIVMFVVIGGTLLTLLPAKQASPAGAPISEPRFAER
- a CDS encoding IS481 family transposase; translation: MPWKESCILDQRLQFLSSYQKEEMSVADLCRAYGISRPTAYRWINRYNETGPEGLVDRSRRPHTCSHATLEPMENAILVLRAKHPSWGARKLKARLEMLQPELVWPAASTFGNILSRAGLTSPQKKRKRITPCSEPFSMVTGPNQLWCMDFKGYFVTGDGKRCDPFTITDAYSRYLIRCQIVSRIDLSQVRAICEAAMREYGMPARIRTDNGAPFAGTGLMGLSKLALGWMKLGIVHERIQAGRPQQNGRHERMHRTLKEDTTKPPASSLRAQQSRFDNFRYVFNNERPHEGLKNAVPASLYHPSSVRLPRKLPEFTYPKGLLLRKVNNSGDISWHKTRIFISEVFRFEELALELTTPGFYRVYFRDLEVGELNAEELRFRAARRVV